The segment AAGTATGGCACCCCAAGGTAACTCATGAAATCATAGTAACCCAGATCCTCGATCTCTTTCATTGAAAAGCTGTTTTCTTGCATAATGGATCACTTTAATAGTCAAAATAAATAGATTGTTTGTTATGCATTAATGGTCGGTACTAGCACATCATTAATTTAGAATCATCATATTGATTCAATCTAACTGATACTCTTGTGCTTCTTTACCCAGGAAATATCCCAGAACAGTCCTGATACCTACGACTGCACCTAAAAGTATAAGTTCTTCAGTTGTTGGAGCTAACACCGTCTCAAGAATATCGGCTGCTATGTAAAATTCTAGTCCGAATATTATTTTATTAGTTAGGTCTCTTCGGATCCCATTATATTCATATGGTTTCTTAAAGATCTCAAGCATGATCACTTTATAAATTGATCTCAAGCCACCATACGTTATTAAAATACTTCCTACGATC is part of the Methanococcoides orientis genome and harbors:
- a CDS encoding DUF1622 domain-containing protein: MDTYTIVEFILRIIASLFTIVGSILITYGGLRSIYKVIMLEIFKKPYEYNGIRRDLTNKIIFGLEFYIAADILETVLAPTTEELILLGAVVGIRTVLGYFLGKEAQEYQLD